In one Mycobacteroides chelonae genomic region, the following are encoded:
- a CDS encoding TetR/AcrR family transcriptional regulator: MTTLVGVTSAPPTDAVLDAARIEFERHGMRRANMDAIARRAGVSRRTLYRRFPTKEALFEHLIEAESLGIFGQLAVAANGQDAQGAIVECFTLAMRLITESRLAGTIIENEPELVIGLNTPSGEKAIVRASALVASSLRHSGATMPDDAVLAVSEILVRLVGSLLTNRAGVLDITDTVAVRRYAQTYLARLVW; encoded by the coding sequence ATGACCACACTCGTGGGGGTGACCAGCGCCCCACCCACCGATGCCGTACTCGATGCCGCGCGCATTGAGTTCGAGCGGCACGGTATGCGCCGCGCCAACATGGACGCCATCGCACGTCGCGCCGGGGTGAGCCGCCGCACCCTCTACCGTCGCTTCCCCACTAAGGAAGCGCTGTTCGAGCACCTCATCGAGGCAGAGAGTCTGGGCATCTTCGGCCAGCTCGCCGTCGCCGCCAACGGCCAGGATGCCCAGGGCGCCATCGTCGAGTGCTTCACGCTGGCCATGCGGCTCATCACGGAAAGCCGGCTGGCGGGCACCATCATCGAGAACGAACCGGAACTCGTCATCGGCCTCAACACGCCTTCTGGCGAGAAGGCCATTGTGCGAGCCAGCGCGCTGGTGGCGTCCAGCCTGCGGCACAGCGGCGCCACAATGCCCGATGACGCGGTGCTGGCGGTGTCGGAAATCCTTGTGCGACTGGTTGGTTCCCTGCTCACCAACCGCGCCGGCGTACTCGATATCACCGATACCGTGGCGGTACGGCGGTACGCACAAACCTATCTAGCTCGATTGGTCTGGTAG
- a CDS encoding oxygenase MpaB family protein produces MVDQSAITRPVSLDEGLREAIPMPVEDPADDSVETPRLGADSLVWKFYGDVRGVLGFQRLAGTENCIEQLGKAVEDHSVIFTDTLGRARRSGPPIMKTIYSADPQKWGRMVRDFHKPITGTISDGSRYHALNPELFYWAHATFVDQVLYITDTFIRRLSYAEKVRIFEESKVWYSLYGVSARNQPQTYDEFVTYMEGMFDRFVPTKTILYATGYIRQGVPGPKQIPKPLWRLLSAPLNAFIRTVVVGTLPPQMKQVCRLEWSDEKERNFQRFATVMRALNPLFNRLPVRALYLPWASEGWNREGVDPRPLYNRAA; encoded by the coding sequence ATGGTTGATCAGAGCGCCATCACCCGTCCCGTCAGCCTCGACGAGGGGCTCCGGGAAGCAATCCCCATGCCCGTAGAAGACCCTGCGGACGACTCCGTGGAAACCCCGCGGCTGGGCGCCGACTCCCTGGTGTGGAAGTTCTACGGGGATGTCCGTGGCGTACTCGGCTTTCAGCGGCTCGCCGGCACCGAGAACTGCATCGAACAGCTGGGTAAGGCGGTCGAGGACCATTCGGTGATCTTCACCGACACCCTTGGCCGCGCACGCCGCTCCGGGCCGCCCATCATGAAGACCATCTACTCGGCGGACCCACAGAAGTGGGGGCGGATGGTGCGTGATTTCCACAAGCCGATCACCGGAACCATCAGCGACGGATCGCGTTACCACGCACTCAATCCCGAGCTCTTCTATTGGGCGCATGCGACTTTCGTCGATCAGGTCTTGTACATCACCGACACATTCATCCGGCGTCTCTCCTACGCCGAGAAGGTGCGGATCTTCGAGGAGAGCAAGGTCTGGTACAGCCTCTACGGGGTCAGTGCACGCAATCAGCCGCAGACGTACGACGAGTTCGTCACCTACATGGAGGGCATGTTCGACCGGTTCGTGCCGACAAAGACGATCCTCTACGCGACGGGTTACATCCGCCAGGGCGTGCCCGGGCCCAAGCAGATTCCCAAGCCGCTGTGGCGTCTGCTGTCGGCGCCACTGAACGCCTTCATCCGGACGGTCGTCGTCGGAACGCTCCCGCCGCAGATGAAGCAGGTCTGCCGACTGGAGTGGAGCGACGAGAAGGAACGCAACTTCCAGCGCTTCGCCACGGTCATGCGCGCATTGAACCCGTTGTTCAACAGGCTGCCGGTGCGGGCGCTGTACCTGCCGTGGGCGTCCGAGGGCTGGAATCGTGAAGGAGTCGACCCCCGCCCGCTATACAACCGGGCGGCATGA
- a CDS encoding NADH:flavin oxidoreductase/NADH oxidase family protein, which translates to MADLHDPLPLASGQVLRNRLMKSALSEGLGDTSQGPDHRLVELYRRWGTGGFGLVVTGNVMVDRSHLGEPGNVVIEDDRHLDGLSRWAKATKDGGGLIWMQVNHPGRQANPLATASQPVAPSAIKMNVPGWQAPRELTDDEIENIIDRYATTASIADAAGFDGVQIHGAHGYLVAQFLSPRTNRRTDRWGGDPEHRMRFVLEVVRRTRAAVSPGFSVAIKLNSADFQRGGFTEEESRAVIAALASEEVDLIEISGGTYESPAMEGRPLVTSASTQAREAYFLEYARTAREAAGDVPIAVTGGFRTEAAMSDAIRSGDCDVVGLGRPTTVNPESADSLLTARQDKLTVPDASLPLPGWLASTGRAKSFLSALELQWHNTQLHRLGAGTDPDPTIGPWITALRLLKNNGVDAFRRRRSS; encoded by the coding sequence GTGGCAGACCTACACGATCCCCTTCCACTGGCCTCGGGCCAGGTTCTGCGCAATCGACTGATGAAGTCGGCCCTCAGCGAGGGCCTCGGCGACACCTCTCAGGGGCCCGACCACCGGCTCGTCGAGTTGTACCGCCGCTGGGGCACCGGCGGGTTCGGCCTCGTCGTCACCGGCAATGTGATGGTTGACCGAAGCCACCTAGGTGAGCCGGGAAATGTGGTCATCGAAGACGACCGGCATCTCGATGGCCTGTCGCGGTGGGCCAAGGCAACCAAGGATGGCGGCGGCCTGATCTGGATGCAGGTGAACCACCCAGGGCGGCAAGCCAACCCGCTCGCCACGGCGTCCCAGCCGGTGGCACCGTCCGCGATCAAGATGAACGTCCCCGGGTGGCAAGCACCACGTGAACTCACCGATGACGAGATCGAGAACATCATCGACCGGTACGCGACCACGGCGTCGATCGCCGATGCGGCCGGGTTCGACGGCGTTCAGATCCACGGCGCACACGGCTATCTGGTGGCACAGTTCCTGTCGCCACGTACCAATCGGCGCACCGACCGGTGGGGAGGCGACCCGGAACATCGGATGCGTTTCGTTCTCGAGGTTGTCCGCCGCACGCGTGCGGCGGTGAGCCCCGGCTTCTCGGTCGCCATCAAGCTCAACTCCGCGGACTTCCAGCGTGGAGGCTTCACCGAGGAAGAGTCGCGGGCAGTCATCGCGGCACTCGCCTCCGAAGAGGTCGACCTCATCGAAATCAGCGGTGGTACTTACGAATCACCGGCGATGGAGGGCAGGCCGCTGGTGACATCGGCGTCGACCCAGGCCCGCGAGGCCTACTTCCTCGAGTACGCCCGCACCGCCCGCGAGGCGGCCGGTGACGTCCCGATCGCCGTAACAGGAGGTTTCCGCACGGAAGCCGCCATGTCCGACGCCATCCGATCGGGTGATTGCGATGTCGTGGGGCTCGGGCGCCCGACAACTGTCAATCCCGAGTCCGCCGACAGCCTGCTAACGGCGCGTCAGGACAAGCTGACCGTTCCGGATGCTTCACTGCCCCTACCTGGCTGGCTGGCATCGACCGGCAGGGCGAAGTCTTTCCTGAGCGCACTGGAACTCCAGTGGCATAACACCCAACTGCACCGCCTGGGCGCGGGGACCGACCCGGACCCCACCATCGGCCCGTGGATCACGGCACTTCGACTCCTCAAGAACAACGGGGTCGACGCCTTTCGGAGAAGGAGAAGTTCATGA
- a CDS encoding nitroreductase family deazaflavin-dependent oxidoreductase produces MTDKTLRKFRRERAMGRYLLNPAVSALTKLGLRTALASELETTGRKTGQLRRVPVSVQFDATGAWVISQHGTRSGWGSNIAANPNVRLKQGNRWRTGTAQFRPDDDVVARGRKFGAVGARVVKALETTPISVRIDFTD; encoded by the coding sequence ATGACGGACAAGACACTGCGCAAGTTCCGCAGAGAGCGCGCCATGGGCCGTTACCTGCTCAACCCTGCCGTCTCGGCCCTGACGAAGCTTGGTCTGCGCACAGCGCTCGCCTCGGAGCTGGAAACCACCGGACGCAAGACCGGCCAGCTACGGCGGGTCCCGGTCTCGGTCCAATTCGACGCGACAGGCGCGTGGGTGATCAGCCAGCACGGCACCCGCTCGGGCTGGGGCAGCAATATTGCCGCGAATCCCAATGTCCGCCTGAAGCAGGGAAACCGGTGGCGTACCGGAACCGCCCAGTTCCGGCCCGATGACGATGTCGTCGCGCGGGGCCGCAAGTTCGGGGCCGTCGGCGCGCGGGTGGTCAAGGCACTGGAGACCACCCCCATATCGGTGCGCATCGATTTCACCGACTGA
- a CDS encoding YiaA/YiaB family inner membrane protein produces the protein MSTSEPTVRASTAYYVQSAIAFAVAFASTLGGIVYLPISPWPRAFLAVCTLFLVTSCFGLAKVIRDTHESQQVRNRIDEARIEQIYAEHNPLKPAI, from the coding sequence ATGAGCACATCGGAGCCCACCGTCCGCGCCTCCACGGCGTACTACGTTCAGTCCGCAATCGCCTTCGCGGTCGCATTCGCCTCCACGCTGGGCGGCATCGTCTACCTACCGATATCACCGTGGCCCCGCGCGTTCCTCGCGGTGTGCACCCTGTTCTTGGTCACCAGTTGCTTCGGGCTGGCCAAGGTCATCCGGGATACCCACGAGTCACAACAGGTCCGCAACCGCATCGACGAGGCGCGCATCGAGCAGATTTACGCCGAGCACAACCCGCTGAAACCGGCGATCTAG
- a CDS encoding tautomerase family protein: MPLYQCITRAESLTDEVRQTIAQEFTRIHCEITGAPAVFVHVVFNEYQTGHHYLAGKPESDTTFIAGTIRSGRSLEQRQQLLRELSSAWHELTGQPEEELVLSISEQDASAVMEAGLIFPEAGAEAAWFEQNREKLGFLLNQ; the protein is encoded by the coding sequence ATGCCTCTCTACCAGTGCATAACACGCGCGGAGAGCCTCACCGACGAGGTGCGGCAGACCATCGCCCAGGAATTCACACGTATTCACTGCGAAATCACCGGCGCTCCGGCGGTATTTGTCCACGTGGTCTTCAATGAATACCAAACAGGCCACCACTATCTGGCGGGAAAACCGGAAAGCGACACCACCTTCATCGCAGGCACTATCCGTTCAGGGCGTTCCCTGGAACAACGTCAACAATTGCTCCGTGAACTCTCGTCCGCCTGGCACGAGCTGACGGGCCAGCCGGAGGAGGAACTCGTCCTGAGCATTTCCGAACAGGACGCCTCCGCAGTCATGGAAGCCGGGCTCATTTTCCCCGAGGCAGGCGCCGAGGCCGCCTGGTTTGAGCAGAACCGAGAGAAGCTGGGCTTCCTTCTCAACCAGTAG
- a CDS encoding TetR/AcrR family transcriptional regulator produces the protein MSARDTLIASVTGLVRRRGVAGTGLNALLEDSGVSRRTIYLNFPGGKQELVAEATRLAGQELTAIIKAAGDDIDPAHGIQLFIELWKAQLGETEMQAGCPIVAAVLGRTEAPEASAVAADAFEDWQTILTERLTRYHVAAEAARSLARTMIAAIEGAVIMSIAAQSTETLDDVGERLAELIRLYVPAGTAP, from the coding sequence ATGTCGGCACGTGACACGTTGATCGCTAGCGTGACGGGTCTGGTGCGGCGCCGGGGCGTCGCGGGAACCGGTCTCAACGCACTGCTGGAAGACAGCGGTGTGTCACGGAGAACCATCTACCTCAACTTTCCCGGCGGTAAGCAGGAACTGGTCGCCGAGGCGACCCGCCTCGCGGGACAAGAGCTGACGGCCATCATCAAGGCGGCCGGTGACGATATCGATCCGGCACACGGCATTCAGTTGTTCATCGAACTGTGGAAGGCGCAACTCGGCGAAACCGAGATGCAGGCGGGGTGCCCGATCGTCGCCGCCGTGCTGGGACGCACCGAGGCGCCCGAGGCCTCGGCGGTGGCGGCGGATGCATTCGAGGATTGGCAGACCATTCTCACCGAGCGGCTTACGCGCTATCACGTGGCTGCCGAGGCGGCACGCTCGCTGGCCCGGACCATGATCGCGGCGATCGAAGGCGCCGTCATCATGTCGATCGCCGCGCAGTCGACGGAGACGCTCGACGACGTCGGTGAGCGGCTGGCAGAGCTCATCAGGCTGTACGTCCCCGCCGGCACCGCGCCGTAA
- a CDS encoding SRPBCC family protein, translating to MSTPVLIGIVVGVLALGGLLGAVVLFALASGDSGPRRFGVTMPDTDFFDKGASFAVTAQVTVPGPVERVWTQVSEGGYLETIPFVSGPVRSGDQVVTRTPLFAITEKVVHSEEGLKLVAIGTGVSVPLVLKAFGERWELAADGNKVLVRWTVAFTPKWVGWFPLRWTAFAVRPFLRTLLFLAIR from the coding sequence ATGTCCACTCCGGTGCTGATCGGGATCGTCGTGGGAGTGCTGGCCCTCGGGGGCTTGCTGGGGGCTGTGGTGCTCTTCGCCCTGGCTTCCGGCGACAGCGGGCCGCGACGCTTCGGGGTGACCATGCCGGACACCGACTTTTTCGACAAGGGGGCATCGTTCGCTGTCACCGCGCAGGTCACCGTGCCGGGGCCCGTCGAGCGGGTGTGGACTCAGGTCTCCGAGGGCGGCTACCTGGAGACGATTCCCTTTGTGTCCGGCCCGGTGAGATCGGGTGACCAGGTGGTGACTCGCACTCCACTGTTCGCGATCACCGAGAAGGTAGTTCACAGCGAAGAGGGCCTCAAGCTGGTCGCGATCGGGACCGGTGTTTCGGTTCCCTTGGTTCTCAAGGCATTCGGTGAGCGTTGGGAGCTCGCCGCTGATGGGAACAAGGTGCTGGTGCGCTGGACAGTTGCGTTCACTCCGAAGTGGGTGGGATGGTTCCCGTTGCGCTGGACGGCGTTCGCGGTGCGCCCCTTCCTGCGCACACTCCTGTTCCTGGCTATCCGTTAG
- a CDS encoding TetR/AcrR family transcriptional regulator, producing the protein MYAEQTRSDLLDSARRHFTTTGYNSVTVDDIVSSIEVSKGTFYYHFSDKQAMFSALLTECLTETADTVTTAIRLLDKPGANGPQVAATSAWVYLSRSRDDRTYRELMRQAPMVLGEETYRHIDETIVLPPLVTLMETLAARHELKAGVHTHMAARMLMTMFVTANSIIAESDDPATTMTEVADTIATMFSGIVLGDVPLSRAAANG; encoded by the coding sequence ATGTACGCAGAACAGACTCGTTCGGACCTTCTGGATTCCGCGCGCCGGCATTTCACGACGACCGGCTACAACAGCGTGACCGTCGACGACATCGTCAGCAGCATCGAAGTCAGCAAGGGCACGTTCTACTACCACTTCTCCGACAAGCAAGCGATGTTCAGCGCCCTGCTCACCGAATGCCTGACCGAGACCGCCGATACCGTCACCACGGCCATCCGCCTCCTGGACAAGCCCGGCGCCAACGGCCCGCAGGTCGCCGCCACGTCAGCATGGGTGTACCTGTCCCGATCGCGTGACGACAGGACCTACCGGGAGCTCATGCGCCAAGCGCCGATGGTCCTCGGCGAGGAGACCTACCGCCACATCGACGAGACCATCGTGCTGCCTCCCTTGGTCACACTCATGGAGACTCTTGCCGCTCGTCATGAACTGAAGGCCGGCGTGCACACCCATATGGCCGCCCGGATGCTCATGACCATGTTTGTCACCGCCAACAGCATCATCGCCGAATCCGATGATCCCGCAACAACAATGACAGAAGTCGCCGATACGATCGCCACCATGTTCAGCGGGATCGTGCTCGGAGACGTCCCGCTGTCGCGGGCCGCCGCTAACGGATAG
- a CDS encoding hydroxymethylglutaryl-CoA lyase gives MSLPAHVTIREVLLRDGLQLEAPISLADKLTLLDAIAATGVREVEATAFVSPSKMPALADAAELSAQLHNHPDIEFSALIASPNGAKRALAAGLTSLEYVVSASDGHSRANVGASSAEATARIEEIVALAREANATVEVIVACSWDCPFDGPTPEHRVLDIVRRARDWGVDRYAVADTIGTTTPRRVANLVAAVRPIVGDAPLGAHFHNTRGSGLASAYAAVQSGVTRLDSSIGGLGGCPFAPGATGNIATEDLVYLLRDSGIGVDVDLEAAIAAARVVQSVVGHEVPSALLRAGDRVLN, from the coding sequence ATGAGTCTGCCTGCCCACGTCACCATCCGCGAGGTCCTGCTGCGGGACGGACTTCAGCTTGAGGCACCGATCTCGTTGGCGGACAAGCTGACACTGCTCGATGCGATAGCGGCGACAGGGGTGCGAGAGGTGGAGGCCACCGCATTCGTCTCACCCTCCAAGATGCCCGCGCTGGCCGACGCCGCCGAGTTGTCGGCGCAGCTGCACAACCACCCGGATATCGAATTCTCTGCCCTCATCGCCAGCCCCAATGGCGCCAAGCGTGCCCTGGCGGCGGGACTGACCTCGCTGGAGTATGTGGTGTCGGCATCCGATGGACACAGTCGAGCCAACGTCGGCGCTAGCAGCGCCGAGGCCACCGCGCGCATCGAGGAAATCGTGGCGCTCGCCCGTGAAGCCAATGCCACGGTGGAGGTGATAGTGGCCTGTTCATGGGACTGCCCCTTCGACGGGCCCACCCCGGAACATCGAGTGCTCGACATCGTGCGCCGAGCCCGCGATTGGGGGGTGGACCGTTACGCCGTTGCCGACACCATCGGCACTACGACACCGCGCCGCGTCGCGAATCTCGTTGCGGCGGTGCGGCCCATCGTCGGTGATGCACCGCTGGGCGCACATTTTCACAACACCCGTGGATCTGGTTTGGCCAGCGCGTACGCCGCTGTGCAATCCGGAGTGACGCGGCTGGACTCCTCGATCGGCGGACTCGGTGGCTGCCCGTTCGCGCCGGGCGCGACCGGCAACATCGCCACCGAGGATCTGGTGTATCTGCTGCGGGACAGCGGTATCGGCGTCGATGTGGACCTCGAAGCCGCGATCGCGGCCGCCCGGGTGGTGCAATCGGTCGTCGGGCACGAGGTGCCTAGTGCCTTGTTGCGTGCCGGTGATCGGGTGCTGAACTAG
- a CDS encoding CaiB/BaiF CoA transferase family protein, which produces MTGALDGIRVLELGTLIAGPFAGRLLGDMGAEVLKIEPPGAPDPLRTWGQAEVDGHHVFWTVHARNKKAITLDLRTEPGRALFLDLVEKSDVIVENFRPGTLEKWGLGYDVLAERNKGIVLVRVSGYGQTGPDAHKAGYASVAEAASGLRHLNGFPGGPPPRMALSIGDTLAGMFAAQGALAALYRRTITGRGQIVDTALTESCLAVQESTIPDYDVGGVVRGPSGTRLEGIAPSNIYQSADGSWVVIAANQDTVFRRLCEAMDQPQLSTDERFVDHVARGRNQDELDAIIAEWAAGHLPADIIDVLSAAGVIAGPINTVADVVQDPQLKAREMLVEHFDERLDRSVLGPGVVPVLSESPGGVRNAGPARPGQHNEDVFGGLLGRSAADIEKLRAEGVV; this is translated from the coding sequence ATGACGGGTGCTCTTGATGGGATCCGGGTGCTGGAGTTGGGCACCCTGATCGCCGGGCCTTTCGCAGGGCGGTTACTCGGGGATATGGGCGCCGAGGTGCTCAAAATCGAGCCGCCCGGTGCGCCGGATCCGCTGCGGACGTGGGGGCAGGCCGAGGTCGATGGGCACCATGTTTTCTGGACGGTGCACGCACGCAACAAAAAGGCCATCACTCTGGATCTGCGGACCGAGCCCGGACGCGCGCTGTTCCTCGATCTCGTCGAGAAGTCGGATGTGATCGTCGAGAACTTCCGGCCCGGCACCCTGGAGAAATGGGGCCTTGGCTACGACGTTCTGGCCGAACGCAACAAGGGCATCGTCTTGGTTCGTGTTTCCGGTTACGGGCAGACCGGTCCGGACGCGCACAAGGCCGGATACGCCTCGGTGGCCGAGGCCGCCAGTGGGTTGCGGCATCTCAACGGCTTTCCGGGCGGTCCGCCGCCCCGGATGGCGCTCTCGATCGGTGACACCCTTGCCGGGATGTTCGCCGCCCAGGGTGCGCTGGCCGCGCTGTACCGGCGAACCATCACCGGTCGCGGACAGATCGTCGATACGGCACTGACCGAGAGTTGTTTGGCAGTGCAGGAATCCACCATTCCTGATTACGACGTGGGTGGGGTGGTGCGTGGTCCGTCGGGAACCCGGCTGGAGGGCATTGCGCCATCGAACATCTATCAGAGCGCGGACGGCAGCTGGGTGGTCATCGCGGCCAATCAAGACACCGTGTTCCGCAGGCTGTGCGAAGCGATGGATCAGCCGCAGCTGAGCACTGATGAGCGCTTTGTCGATCACGTTGCGCGGGGCCGCAATCAGGATGAACTCGACGCGATCATCGCCGAATGGGCGGCTGGGCATCTACCCGCCGACATCATCGACGTGCTCAGTGCGGCCGGTGTCATCGCAGGCCCTATCAACACCGTCGCCGATGTGGTGCAGGACCCACAGCTCAAGGCCCGAGAGATGCTCGTCGAACATTTCGATGAACGGCTCGACCGGTCGGTGCTGGGGCCCGGCGTTGTCCCGGTGCTGTCCGAATCGCCAGGCGGTGTCCGCAACGCCGGCCCGGCCCGGCCCGGCCAGCACAACGAGGACGTCTTTGGGGGACTGCTGGGCAGGAGCGCCGCGGATATCGAGAAGTTGCGGGCCGAGGGGGTCGTATGA